Below is a genomic region from Schistocerca americana isolate TAMUIC-IGC-003095 chromosome 1, iqSchAmer2.1, whole genome shotgun sequence.
acttgtcgcagccatcgtggattttccgttgcccagtagtgtatattatgccggtttacgttaccgctgttggtgaatgacgcttcgtcgctaaatagaacgcgcgcaaaaaatctgtcatcgtcccgtaatttctcttgtgcccagtggcagaaccgtacacgacgttcaaagtcgtcgacatgcaattcctggtgcatagaaatatggaacggaTGCAATCGATATGGATGTAGCactctcagcaccgacgttttcgagattcccgattctcgcgctatttgtctgctactgatgtgcggattagcagcgacagcagctaaaacagctacttggacatcatcatttgttgcaggtcgtggttgacgtttcacatgtggctgaacacttcctgtttccttagataacgtaattatccggcgaacggtccggacatttggatgatgtcgtccaggatacagagcagcatacatagcacacgcccgttgggcattttgatcacaatagccatacatcaacacgatatcgacctttatagcaattggtaaaccgtccattttaacacgggtaatgtatcacgaagcaaataccgtccgcactggtgaaatgttacgttacgtgataccacgtacttatacgtttgtgactataacagagccacctatcacaaagtgaaaaaagtgttccaactaaaacattcatatttctttacgtactacacgaatatgtaataaaaaatgggggttcctatttttaaaaaacgcagctgatatccgtttgacctatggcagcgccatctggtgggccaaccatagcgccatctggttttccccttcaagctggacgagtttcgttctttgtagttttttcgtttgacgcttatttcgtgagatatttggcccggtcacgatcaatggactaccctgtatagtcCTATCGGTAATATTTCCATATCGCATATTTCTTAAGAGAATTAATGTTATGAACCCAAGAACGAATTCTTGTGGGACTTCTCCAAAAAAGGATGGCACGTTCTTCTGTATTTGTTTTGGCTTGTAGCTGAGAACGAATTTAGTGGTGTGTCCTGCGAGCACACAGTGAGGAAATTTGTGGATGCGGCCGCATAGTCTAAGAGATACCGGTGACCTTTGGTAGCGGTCCGGGAGAACACGTGGTTCTTCTAGGAGCGTTCGTCGCGCCCCTGACCGGACGCTGTGCAAGGCCCCGGCCCGCCTTTGCGTAAGCGCTGCTCGATTTCCatgccgccacacacacacacacacacacacacacacacacacacacacacacacacggctcgcTGAACGGAAGAGCGCGTGGAGCGGCACGCCTTTCACCGCCGCTAGAAGGGTGTCCCGGCGGCCGTTTTTTGCGGCGTGGGGTGGACAGCGCGCGCTATATAAAGCCTGCCGGCGCCGGTATGACCATCACAGCCTCCTCTGCTCTTGCACCGGCGACATCCACCGCACGCTCTCGCCATGAAGGCTCTGGTGAGTGCTCTGCTCTCCTACATCTACactcatctacatctgcactcatctacatctgcacctacatctacactcacttgtatctacatttacatttgtactcatctacatctatgctccatAAACCACTGAATATTTTCCAATCTATCATTGATTAACGTTTCTCTCAGTTCCACTTACGGATGAAAACTAATTTCCACACGTCTACGTCACTTGTTGTTTTTATCTACTGTTTTATCTACGAGATACATATGTAGATAGCAGAAGGATATTCGTAATTTCCATGGTACAAAGAGGTTCTTGGTATTTTCCATGCAGGTTTTCTCTATATACCAAGCGTCTCTCGTCGTGTACCtgtcagtttacattttacagaatTTTTGTAAGAGTCTCCCTGGTGTCAAACatccctgtgaccattcgtgcagtCTTTCGTCGTTTGGCCAACCTAAAACAGACACCCAGAAATCCACTAAACATTGTACAAGCGTTTTATAAGCAATGTCTTTCGTGAACAAATTGCAGTTTCCATATATTTCTACCACCAAATTGCATCATGTCATTCGGTGTTTATGCAGTAGAGTGTAACTGATTTTTCCTCTTAATATCTGCAAACTTTTTGGTTGACTTAATTTGTAAACTCTTAATCCCGTAGCCGAAGGCTATTTCACTACGTGTAATAGCACTGTGATTGAAATTCCTAGTCTCTGACGGTGAAAAATGAATCAATCAGATCGCAACAGCGAAGAAGATGTTTAAACTCCATTTTATATTGTTAGTAAAGGGCACTGTAGgataatactgatctctcagatgATCTTTAGTATTGTGCACTATATATCCTATTCCGGTAATTTTTCATGCTCATATTCTTTCTGCTTGTTCGCCTACTTCAACAAAGTATAAATCTTCCCTTTAGATGCTATCAGTACTTAATGTTCTGCTCATCTTCTGAGCAACGTCTTACTCACAGCACAGTTTCATTGAACTTTTGCGTGAGAGCCTATGCCTTTGCAGGTGACACTGAATTGCAAACGAGCGGCGTTTTTGCAGTCTCTCGCAAGTGCTAGCACTCTTATTTACGTCTGGTTAGATCCACAGTGTAGTCCTGTCGAGTTGCAAACAGAGTTTACTTTAAGATGCGATCATTTTAACGGCTTTAAATCATTAACAGCAACCAACCACATTTCCAATTAGAGTTCAGTGATACGTAACTCTGCAGAGTTACCGTGGCTCTAACTTCCGAGAGATACCGCCCTCTTGTCCAATTATTTCTGGACAGCCACGCAGCCACTGACAACGACATACACTGAAGCACAAAAAACAGATCAGGTGACCTCACTGTGCATATTGCATTCAGTGTATCTGTACTCTTCGTAGTAAAGCTATTTTTAACTGCATAAAAACAGTTTCATATTGATGCATGTCTTCTTATATGTACCATTCTTTTCATCACAAATTCCAGTCTTCCTGAATGTCTATAATGAAAAGTACAGATTTGTGTATcttctacaggattaatttatttagttaactgaTTTTCGGCTTACAATCCTGTCATCAGACTTTAATGTGTCTCAATGTTTGTAAAATTAATAACGTTGCCGAAGTTTACTATCAGTGGTTCTAGTGATACACAAAAAACCTAGAAACTATCTGAAGACTGTGTTTTTCCGTCCGTTTCCATACTCATTGGACGTGTGattttaaagccggccgaagtggccgtgcggttccaggcgctgcagtctggaaccgcgagaccgctacggtcgcaggttcgaatcctgcctcgggcatggatgtgtgtgatgtccttaggttagttaggtttaactagttctaagttctaggggactaatgacctcagaagttgagtcccatagtgctcagagccatctgaaccatttttgtgattttaAATAGAGCCTCACTgtagataaaaataaatttcagaggTCATCACGCCGTATGTTCCATAGTAGACGAAttcatgcctgaactgtttatTTATGAAGCAGGTCTGACCAAAGGAATTTACAAATTATGTTTACGTCAATGGCTTCATTAGAAACAGCGACTTTACATATATATCTACGCTCGGCACGCCTCACAACGGTAGAGCAAGAAAAGGGAGAACCACAACATACAGTATGTGATTTCTTTTGAGAATCTGTAGTTTTATGCATTTAGTTTTCGGATTAAAAATGCACACACATTTCCTAGCAAACGCCCGTCCCCTGTACATAACAGCGCTCCGCAATACCTACTGTAGTGCGCCTGCGTAGTAGACATCCCGGCGTACGTGGCATACGCATTGTCTCGACGCTTGTTCCATAGTCTTCTTGGGCGCATATTACCGCCACCCAAAAACTAGATCCAATGCACTCAGCTAGTTTTAAGTCCAAACTGTTCATAAGCCCACAAACAACGATCTTCATGTATCAGTGGAGAACAGATCGAGAAAGTAAGCTGTGATTACTTCCAGAGCTGCAGAAGCTTACAAAGTACTCTGTTCTCTCACCTTCTACTCTAGACTGAACGTTAATATCAGTGTAAGTGTGCCTGTTGGGGATTTTACAGGTTTTTCCCGTCCTTAGTTGTCCTTGTCGTCCTTAATACTAAGGATTCACACTTTAACATTTTGATTCTTAGTCTGGTGATCGAGTAGCAAGTAAATAAATTGCTCTTCTAATGTGTGTCGTGCTATTTTCTCCTCTTGTAGTTTGTCCGACGTATTCTTTTATGTGCAAGAGCCTCGTAAATGTCATGTGACCACTAATACACTAAACTTCTGCCGACAATGAAACAATTGAAAGAATGTAATTGTGGAAAGGAAAGAAGATCCGAAATGCAACAGTCGGTTGTTTCTAATTACTAGTAAGAGTACTTTTCTTGCGGGAACAGACTAAGCTGATAAAGTGTGTAAAGGCAATACCTCAATACACGACTTACTCATTTACAAGAATCCAGTTTCTCTAAAACACATAACTGTAAAGAGCTGCTGTTCATATGGTTCTACTTGCAATGCGAATAGATCTTCTTACAAGCAGACAGACACCAAAAATCTGCAGTTCGTTATACATTGCTAACAGCATTCTCGGTTTAATAACTGCAAGAGGATCTGTAGTCAGTTTACCCGACTTTCTTGGTGACTACGTCTGGAAGGAGccattaatttgtaaattttttgtgacaACCATAACAGCTTCACAGCCTTGaggcaggggggtgggggtggaggggcagCAGTGTACACCGGATACCCAAGCGCTCTCTTCTACTTCATTTGAGAGTGTTCTTTGTTCAATCTACTCTGTTTCATTTCTTCCTGGCGCACATGATACACGTCGCAACTTACACACCGATAAAACAGAAAGCAGATTAGAGTTTAGTGTCCCGTCGACGTAGATAACAATAGACACGCAGCACAAGCTCGGCTGTGGTAGCATGGGAACGAAATCAACCTTGTCCGCTTCAAAGGGACCATTCTGGAACTTTcctaaagcgatttagaaaaatcgtGGGAAACTAGACCGGATGGAGATTTGATCCGCAGTCTGTCAGAATGTGAGTATAGTGTCTTACCACTCCAACTCGCTCTTTCCCAATAGAACCAAGCCTGAAATTTCGCTGTATTCTCTTTTCCGGATGTTCGTTCTCCTGGCAGATTTTGTTAGAAGCTCTTGAACGTACAGAACGCTTGTAGCAACATCAACATATCGAAACTGATTGGTAAGACACAATTCTAGTAGGTTCACAGATCCAACTTCTAGCTGTCAGTTCTTTTCTGTGTCTCccagtcgtctctctctctctctctctctctctctctctctctctctctctctctctgctccagcTGGGTACGTTGGAATGTTGGCCTCGGCTCTTAAGTACTTGCAGAGGCAGTCCGCACTCTTCACGGCTGGGTCAGGTACGTTTGTAAACTTGGGCGTGTCATATTCTCTAGGATCGACTTTCACTTCCACAGTGCTCTCAGCTATCCCGCGTCTTAGTCATCTCTTCGGGAACGCACGCCAAAACCTGTTGTTCGAAATGGAAAGCGCTCACTCGGCGGAACCAGTTAATTCCTGCCTGCCGTCACTTCCCTCCACCGCACGCTCCACGACTGCCGCAGGACAAACGATAAATCAGCATACTCGTACCGCAATCGGAAACATCTGCAGTATCGGAACACAGAGATATAAATCAAGCTGCTTCACATCTTAACATCACATCCAGCAACTCATTTAAGATCTGTGTGTAAGTCTTACATTACTTTAAGAAGTGAATTCTAGCGGTGATAGGTGCTTCAATATTTGGTTTGCCCCACGTAAAATAAACAGAAACAGTTTTCACATCCTTTGTACATCAGCTATGGGAAGTATCATTGCACTGTCTTATAAGCCGCATTTTTGGTGGCGTCCTAAGTTTCTCCCTATATCCACCACCTGAGTCTCAATATTTGGACTGCGTTGCAATACTCCGTTACTTTACTGCAGAAAACGGTTTCCTGAGATTGGGGGGATATGTAGCATCTTGCTGTCAACTCTAACATTTCACATAGTAATGAGACTCAGCAGTTAGAACGAGTGAGCACCGACggtcacccagatttaggttttccacgagtCCCTTTAGCTCGTACTCCACCTCTAACGATCATTTCTTCAACAAGACATTCAACGCTAATCTTCGTtcttgtttgaatgtaattttcccAACCTTACGATCACGCACGAAGATACTATTGATTACAATGATGATGTAGGATGTAGGGTGCCCAACAGCATGGTCTCCAGCGCTTCTACTTGATAGCAGCATACACATCGCGTGGTCCTCATAAGGGCAACTGCTGCGACAATAGCCCAGCAACGCATACCAGCAGTTTTCTTCAGAATGTCGGACACTGTCGATACAAATATGTGGCTCGTCACTGATAAACTCAACCGATCAGTTACTTGTCGCGTActaaagtccaccaatcttttggCAAAACGTCCTCATGACAAAATAATCTCTGACACTTCGACGGTGAGTGATTAAATAATGGTGAGTTGAGTCTACCTAAAAGTACATGACAATGGTCTGCTAaaatttttcttgcaaagtaattcaATAAAAATGGAGGGAATCTCAAAATTTTCATGCGAATGCTAGTGTATCCACTCACAATGGGGTTTTCTTAGTTGAAGAAAACTGTACTGATCCTGACTTGAGATGCTACATAAGGGAACAAGAATCAAAACTGCTTGTTATACGTGGATGGATGACTACTTAATGCCGACCCATACACTTAGAGCTCACTGACATCCTCTCCCCAACAATGCAGTAAGATGCCCGacaattcacaaaaaatttcaatgCATGTTAACTGTTATCGTTGTCGACgaagatattgaatttatttgttccatCTGGACATCGGTAGAAAGCCTGAGTGCTGCTTATAACGTTCAGTCATTGTCtgacgtcttttttttatttatttattagctggCATTGACTCTTGATATTCTGAGTAACGAGTATTCCATGAGACTCGAAATACCGTTTCGTTACTGCCTGAAACGCTTCGTCACTCACCTGTTTTCTTTCTCGCTTGCAGTTCGTGCCCGAGTCGGGCCGAGTCGATAGTTTTCGTATTCCTCCGCTTCGTTATCTCTCATCAGATTCTGAATTAGGGAAACGTTTCGTTACTCGCCTATCTTCTTTTCCGCGCGTTCGAGCCTACTCAGCAGTTTCCACATTCTTCCAGTTTCTTATTGTCATCGGGGCAGTTCGCCAGCGAGAGTATCGAATACATCTTGTCCCTCGCTATATTTTCTTGTATGTCTTCGTGTCTGACTTAAGGGGAGTCAGCGGTATTCGTAGTCCTCCAATTCCTTCCACATGCAACAGTTTCTACTATACAAGAAATCGCTGGCTTTTCGATAGCCCACATAGCTTATTTCATAATTGTCTTACCTCTACCTTGGTGATGTGCACCCTACTTTTCTTCAGTGTTCTGATTGTAGTTCCTTCCTTCACAGACCACAGCCCTGTTGCTGACTGTGCTGGCAGCTTACTGCAGCGCTACTGAGGAGAAGACAGTGCAGAAGCGAGGCCTGCTGGGTGGCTACGGAGGCTACGGCGGAGGCTACGGTGGCTACGGAGGCTACGGTGGAGGCTACGGTGGCTACGGAGGCTACGGCCTGAGCCGCGGCTATGGCGGCTACGGAGGCTACGGTCTAGGCCACGGCATCGGCTACGGTGGCTACTCCCGCGGCATCAGCATCGGCTACGGTGGACTCGGAGGCGGCTACGGTGGCTACGGAGGCTACGGTGGTCTCGGCCACGGCATCGGCTACGGTGGCTACTCCCGAGGCATCAGCATCGGCTACGGTGGACTCGGAGGCGGCTACGGTGGCTACGGAGGCTACGGGCTGGGCCACGGCATTGGCTACGGTCACCATGGCTGAGCGCCTCTTCTCGCTTCTCCACTGTCCCTTCTTCTCCATCTTCCACACACCATTGCACATATTCCAGCAACATTTACGAGACCTCTAATTTGAGCGAGTGCACATGTGTGCAGCGTTCAGTTGTAGCTTGCCCTACTAAGTCATCTAGGGACAGCATTTTTCTGGCTGTGTAACAAAACTCTTCTCCGTAAATCCAATTTTTTACATTAGTCTCCTGGTCTCTCTGTTCTGCAAAATAAGTTGAAATAAACCATATACttttctaaatatattgtgtgttatTGTATCATCCTGAATATCTAGCCTACACTGTCCTGACTAGAGCCCCCATCTGCTAGCAGCCGTGGGCGGCGGTAGGCAGGGGTGGGTAAACAAATGACAGTGTGGCCTGTCAGGTAAACGAGCCACAGCTTGTGTGATAGTGCTGCCCTGGCCGAGCGCTCGCAGACAGGGGGGACTAAGTGGGTCACGGGAGCGTTAAACACTCGCAGTAGGGACGTCTGACGAGTTGGCCAGCCAGCGAGCTAACTGATGGGCAGCGAATTCTAGCTCTCCAGTATTTTATAAAAATAGGATATACTGAAAAGAGGTTCATGACGGGCTGTGACAAGCCAAGAAATACATAACTTTCTCCTGACTCCTGTAAAGTTTGTATTTGAGGAAGTAGCAAATCAACTGACAATTTTAAATAAAAGTTGTAGTTCTTTTCTCTCTTAAAAAGATTCATTTGTAGTTATACTGCTTGAAAATACTTACAgtgcaaatttaacacaaaaatgtgTCACAAGCGACGATCAACATTAATGAAAGAAAGATCTGTAGCTCCGCAAATGTGTAAACATCACCCCAACAAGACTCTGACCGTATCAGTATTACTTCTATTCGTAGAATGTAGGCTTCCACTGAGTTTAAATTGGCGAGAAAGGTGCAAGAATATTTCAACATTGAAAACTACCTATGCCCTGCACTTGCCACAACAAGAATAAACAAAATACATTTACATGTCGTCAAgggtacataggaactacaaaaagaagtatACACACCTGGCTTCAAGAACACAAGAGTAATTGTCATCTGGGCAACACAGATTAATCGGCAGTAGCAGATGATGCACTGGAATCAGTGGACCACACAACTCAATTTTCTGATACTACAGATATATCAAGTTCCAATCATTTCTCTGCTAAGATGTACGGAAAGACACAAAAacaatttcaacagaaaagaaggAGGACTGAAATTAGACGACCCGTGGGCTTCAGTGCTAAACAAAGGAAAGGGCGCCAACGACTCCTCTATACAAGCTCCGAAACAAACGACGGCGTGACGCGGCCATCCTAGGTAGCGATCGGACAAAGTTACGACCCGACTGTTGCACGTCGGCTTGGACGCCAAGTAGATGGAAAGCTTTAGTCTGATGTGTATGGCAATCGACTCTTCGCATAAAGACAACATATAACAAGAAATCGAAAAATTGCCTTACCCATAAGTTACTGGAGTATTAGAACGTGAAGGAGCAAACGGACTCCTATATACGTGAACAGATGGGTAATTTTGTGTCACGTAGCTTTGACAATCGCATATCGCTTTGAAAGACAATCAACGATAAATAGATTTCAGAGAAGTGGAATCCGCTACAGCACGGACTTCTCCGTTTTCACAATAACCTTAATCATTAGCATCATTCGCCTTATCTAACTAATGACTAGGACATCTGCAAATTAAACAGAGATTTGATGATTGGTTGTACATTACGTGCGCACCCTAATCTTCTCATAACACTATTTACACGAAAtatatgaggtgtgtgagaaaagtaatgagattgacaGCACTGCGATCGATCTTGCAACGCTGAGCTATTCTACTTGTGAAGACTGGTGTGTTCATCCCTaccagatgctcagtccgaattTCAGCTCTGTGCAGCCACTGTGTGATTTTTGAGACCGCCATCGGTCAAGTTGTGCTTTTGCTGTGTTCTACGATAGTGGAACAGCGGGAATTAGAGGAACGTTGTGCCATAAAGTTTTAGGTTAAACTCGGGGAATCTGCAGgtatgacctttgaaaagttgaaacagacctTACCAACAGCACAAGTTTTtcgaaggccgagaacacgttaaatatgaacctcgctcagggagagcTTCAATTTCAAAAACTGACGAAAACTTGCAACTTGTGCGTGCTTCCGGGAGACCGTTCCTTCAGGACAAGCTGTCAACCAAATGTTTTAAAAAGGTGTGCTTCAAAGGCTCAAGAAAAATGTGACTCGAGTGAAACTGAACATCGCAGACTTCATGACAGCGCTTCGTGTGACACGGC
It encodes:
- the LOC124625359 gene encoding neuropeptide-like protein 29 isoform X2, whose product is MKALTTALLLTVLAAYCSATEEKTVQKRGLLGGYGGYGGGYGGYGGYGGGYGGYGGYGLSRGYGGYGGYGLGHGIGYGGYSRGISIGYGGLGGGYGGYGGYGGLGHGIGYGHHG
- the LOC124625359 gene encoding keratin-associated protein 19-2-like isoform X1 — translated: MKALTTALLLTVLAAYCSATEEKTVQKRGLLGGYGGYGGGYGGYGGYGGGYGGYGGYGLSRGYGGYGGYGLGHGIGYGGYSRGISIGYGGLGGGYGGYGGYGGLGHGIGYGGYSRGISIGYGGLGGGYGGYGGYGLGHGIGYGHHG